A window from Thunnus albacares chromosome 19, fThuAlb1.1, whole genome shotgun sequence encodes these proteins:
- the LOC122969649 gene encoding polyhomeotic-like protein 1 isoform X2 produces METDGEQNQQGASTNGNAASGTSSRPSPMNSMSLYERQAVQALQALQRQPNAAQYFQQLMLQQQINNAQLQNLAAVQQATLAASRQSSPSSSSSSQNTSTTAASVTSGSGSSTSSRPMGASATSTISQSVLLSGTAGGQGQMYLRVNRSLRAPISSQLIFMPGNTATAAVATVTQQPQAQQQQQEVTPTSSSSSQSDNDQVQNLAMRGVSSPKGVGVKTEAPERSDSAAFSLVQPSHQSNPQSPTKPSQPQPQPPHIKIPTYPQPTNLKAHPASSSGASSSSSSSTSSIPLSQLLLHGTRTLTTVTTSPTAAHTLVLTSNAASQPHGYPVGTATIKPAVNAQTLVVQPLQKTSLGAEKSGHGNGPIPIQPKTLQGLRLPLQLPSRNPPPILPAPPPASSSAQPPQPPHIPVQIVGARQSTLGNAQALALARGSCSQDGAAVLTSSSSLLTMVASIASREGGVMGRGVGLKTLQLPQEAPPLAQVSQVHPQANQSSGASQNGPLASSPASSQSPTVSSPPPSLSRSALSLPLAAEEQRGAAAGVTTNGDSAGSQTPQGKQMTGSLKRKSDSNSANDEDGPSPPQLQPVRDHATALPTNPIEAVPVAPPPASSSSSSSSSSSPSPALSVLRGGCVQGERAPPPQAVVKPHVLTHLIEGFVIQEGAEPFPVCGSVKDSAGEDLTNDSPDTNQSETVTTATVLKCEYCKNFAPASQFRGTKRFCSMTCAKSMYWFPRYNVSFRQHFCVRQSHGQGQDHASGQDQGQGHFSNSDEEGGIARRRVPRRTSSEIASAKIAGRPIPVKCRSESSHSEEESSVEEDEDDPMSLSPASSASCHHQPPPPPPLPTESSAPSCLTANPAQWSVEDVSQFISSLQGCEELASQFLSQEIDGQALLLLKEEHLMSTMNIKLGPALKICAHINNLRD; encoded by the exons ATGGAGACGGATGGAGAGCAGAACCAGCAGGGGGCCTCCACCAATGGGAACGCAGCATCCGGGACGAGCTCCCGACCCTCTCCGATGAACTCCATGTCTCTGTACGAAAGACAGGCGGTGCAg GCCCTGCAGGCGTTACAGAGGCAGCCGAACGCAGCTCAGTACTTCCAGCAGCtgatgctgcagcagcagatcaaCAATGCCCAGCTGCAGAACCTGGCCGCTGTGCAACAG GCTACTCTGGCTGCCAGTCGTCAGTCAAGTCcttccagcagcagctcctctcagaACACCAGCACCACAGCT GCCAGTGTAACATCTGGATCAGGGTCCAGTACCAGCAGCCGTCCTATGGGCGCCTCGGCAACGTCCACAATCAGCCAATCGGTGCTGCTGAGTGGGACGGCGGGAGGGCAGGGACAGATGTATCTGAGG GTCAACCGCTCCCTGAGGGCCCCCATCTCCTCACAGCTCATCTTTATGCCTGGCAACACGGCAACCGCCGCTGTGGCAACCGTTACCCAGCAGCCCCAGGCTCAGCAAcagcaacaggaagtgacaccAACTTCCTCTtccagcagccaatcagataaCGATCAG GTCCAGAACCTTGCTATGCGAGGTGTGTCCAGTCCCAAAGGTGTTGGTGTTAAGACTGAAGCCCCGGAGAGGAGTGACTCAG CTGCCTTCTCCCTGGTCCAGCCCTCCCACCAGTCAAACCCCCAGTCCCCCACTAAGCCAAGCCAGCCtcagccacagccgccccacaTCAAGATCCCCACCTACCCTCAGCCCACCAACCTCAAAGCCCACCCTGCCTCCTCCTCCGGcgcctcatcctcctcctcttcctccacctcctccatccctctctcccagcTCCTGCTTCACGGAACCCGGACCCTCACCACAGTAACCACATCTCCCACAGCAGCGCACACTTTAGTGCTGACGTCAAACGCGGCTTCCCAGCCCCACGGGTACCCCGTTGGCACGGCGACCATAAAACCGGCCGTCAACGCTCAGACTCTGGTGGTGCAGCCTCTGCAGAAGACGTCGCTCGGCGCCGAGAAATCGGGCCACGGCAACGGACCGATCCCCATCCAACCCAAAACTCTGCAGGGCCTCCGCCTGCCTCTCCAGCTGCCTTCCAGAAACCCTCCTCCCATCCTGCCCGCTCCACCGCCCGCCAGCAGCTCCGCCCAGCCCCCCCAGCCGCCACACATACCGGTTCAGATCGTGGGTGCCAGGCAGAGCACGCTGGGAAACGCCCAGGCTCTTGCTCTGGCCCGGGGCAGCTGCAGCCAGGACGGAGCCGCCGTCCTCACCAGCTCGTCCAGCCTGCTCACCATGGTGGCGTCCATCGCTTCCAGGGAGGGCGGGGTCATGGGCAGAGGGGTGGGACTAAAGACCCTTCAGTTGCCCCAAGAGGCTCCACCATTGGCTCAGGTCTCTCAGGTGCATCCGCAAGCTAATCAAAGCTCTGGAGCGAGTCAGAACGGACCCCTGGCTTCGAGCCCCGCGTCCTCCCAGTCGCCCAccgtttcctctcctcccccctcgCTGTCTCGCTCAGCGCTCTCCCTCCCCCTGGCAGcggaagagcagagaggagcgGCAGCTGGTGTGACAACCAATGGAGACtcagcaggaagtcagacaccACAG ggaaaGCAGATGACAGGCTCACTTAAACGTAAATCAGACTCCAATTCAGCTAATGATGAAGATGGCCCCTCCCCCCCACAGCTCCAGCCTGTCAGAGATCACGCCACAGCACTACCGACCAATCCCATCGAAGCAG TCCCTGTTGCTCCTcctcccgcctcctcctcctcctcctcctcctcctcctcctctccctctccagctCTGTCGGTGTTGCGGGGGGGCTGCGTTCAGGGGGAGagagctcctcctcctcaagcCGTGGTTAAACCGCATGTCCTTACTCACCTCATAGAGGGCTTCGTCATTCAGGAAGGGGCGGAGCCTTTCCCT GTATGTGGTTCAGTAAAGGACTCGGCTGGTGAGGATTTAACAAACGACAGTCCGGACACTAATCAATCAGAGACCGTTACCACAGCAACAG TGCTGAAGTGTGAGTACTGTAAAAACTTTGCTCCTGCCAGCCAGTTCAGAGGCACCAAAAGGTTCTGCTCCATGACTTGTGCCAAGAG TATGTATTGGTTCCCCAGGTACAACGTCAGCTTCAGGCAGCACTTCTGCGTGCGGCAGAGTCACGGCCAGGGTCAAGATCACGCTTCGGGTCAGGATCAAGGCCAAGGTCACTTCTCGAACTCGGACGAGGAGGGAGGCATCGCCAGGCGGAGGGTTCCACGCAGGACCAGCTCGGAAATAGCCAGTGCCAAGATAGCAGGGAGACCCATACCTGTGAAG TGCCGTTCAGAGTCCAGCCATTCAGAGGAGGAGTCCAGCGTAGAGGAGGACGAAGACGACCCCATGTCCCTCTCGCCCGCCTCCTCAGCTTCCTGCCACCACCagccgcctcctcctcctccgctcccGACGGAGAGTTCCGCGCCCAGCTGCCTGACGGCGAACCCCGCCCAGTGGAGCGTGGAGGATGTGTCACAGTTTATTTCCTCGCTACAAG GCTGCGAGGAACTGGCCTCTCAGTTCCTGTCGCAGGAGATCGACGGTcaggctctgctgctgctgaaggaggagCATCTCATGTCCACCATGAACATCAAGCTGGGTCCCGCCCTCAAGATCTGCGCCCACATTAACAATCTGAGAGACTGA
- the LOC122969649 gene encoding polyhomeotic-like protein 1 isoform X4, with protein sequence METDGEQNQQGASTNGNAASGTSSRPSPMNSMSLYERQAVQALQALQRQPNAAQYFQQLMLQQQINNAQLQNLAAVQQATLAASRQSSPSSSSSSQNTSTTAASVTSGSGSSTSSRPMGASATSTISQSVLLSGTAGGQGQMYLRVNRSLRAPISSQLIFMPGNTATAAVATVTQQPQAQQQQQEVTPTSSSSSQSDNDQVQNLAMRGVSSPKGVGVKTEAPERSDSAAFSLVQPSHQSNPQSPTKPSQPQPQPPHIKIPTYPQPTNLKAHPASSSGASSSSSSSTSSIPLSQLLLHGTRTLTTVTTSPTAAHTLVLTSNAASQPHGYPVGTATIKPAVNAQTLVVQPLQKTSLGAEKSGHGNGPIPIQPKTLQGLRLPLQLPSRNPPPILPAPPPASSSAQPPQPPHIPVQIVGARQSTLGNAQALALARGSCSQDGAAVLTSSSSLLTMVASIASREGGVMGRGVGLKTLQLPQEAPPLAQVSQVHPQANQSSGASQNGPLASSPASSQSPTVSSPPPSLSRSALSLPLAAEEQRGAAAGVTTNGDSAGSQTPQGKQMTGSLKRKSDSNSANDEDGPSPPQLQPVRDHATALPTNPIEAVPVAPPPASSSSSSSSSSSPSPALSVLRGGCVQGERAPPPQAVVKPHVLTHLIEGFVIQEGAEPFPVCGSVKDSAGEDLTNDSPDTNQSETVTTATVLKCEYCKNFAPASQFRGTKRFCSMTCAKRYNVSFRQHFCVRQSHGQGQDHASGQDQGQGHFSNSDEEGGIARRRVPRRTSSEIASAKIAGRPIPVKCRSESSHSEEESSVEEDEDDPMSLSPASSASCHHQPPPPPPLPTESSAPSCLTANPAQWSVEDVSQFISSLQGCEELASQFLSQEIDGQALLLLKEEHLMSTMNIKLGPALKICAHINNLRD encoded by the exons ATGGAGACGGATGGAGAGCAGAACCAGCAGGGGGCCTCCACCAATGGGAACGCAGCATCCGGGACGAGCTCCCGACCCTCTCCGATGAACTCCATGTCTCTGTACGAAAGACAGGCGGTGCAg GCCCTGCAGGCGTTACAGAGGCAGCCGAACGCAGCTCAGTACTTCCAGCAGCtgatgctgcagcagcagatcaaCAATGCCCAGCTGCAGAACCTGGCCGCTGTGCAACAG GCTACTCTGGCTGCCAGTCGTCAGTCAAGTCcttccagcagcagctcctctcagaACACCAGCACCACAGCT GCCAGTGTAACATCTGGATCAGGGTCCAGTACCAGCAGCCGTCCTATGGGCGCCTCGGCAACGTCCACAATCAGCCAATCGGTGCTGCTGAGTGGGACGGCGGGAGGGCAGGGACAGATGTATCTGAGG GTCAACCGCTCCCTGAGGGCCCCCATCTCCTCACAGCTCATCTTTATGCCTGGCAACACGGCAACCGCCGCTGTGGCAACCGTTACCCAGCAGCCCCAGGCTCAGCAAcagcaacaggaagtgacaccAACTTCCTCTtccagcagccaatcagataaCGATCAG GTCCAGAACCTTGCTATGCGAGGTGTGTCCAGTCCCAAAGGTGTTGGTGTTAAGACTGAAGCCCCGGAGAGGAGTGACTCAG CTGCCTTCTCCCTGGTCCAGCCCTCCCACCAGTCAAACCCCCAGTCCCCCACTAAGCCAAGCCAGCCtcagccacagccgccccacaTCAAGATCCCCACCTACCCTCAGCCCACCAACCTCAAAGCCCACCCTGCCTCCTCCTCCGGcgcctcatcctcctcctcttcctccacctcctccatccctctctcccagcTCCTGCTTCACGGAACCCGGACCCTCACCACAGTAACCACATCTCCCACAGCAGCGCACACTTTAGTGCTGACGTCAAACGCGGCTTCCCAGCCCCACGGGTACCCCGTTGGCACGGCGACCATAAAACCGGCCGTCAACGCTCAGACTCTGGTGGTGCAGCCTCTGCAGAAGACGTCGCTCGGCGCCGAGAAATCGGGCCACGGCAACGGACCGATCCCCATCCAACCCAAAACTCTGCAGGGCCTCCGCCTGCCTCTCCAGCTGCCTTCCAGAAACCCTCCTCCCATCCTGCCCGCTCCACCGCCCGCCAGCAGCTCCGCCCAGCCCCCCCAGCCGCCACACATACCGGTTCAGATCGTGGGTGCCAGGCAGAGCACGCTGGGAAACGCCCAGGCTCTTGCTCTGGCCCGGGGCAGCTGCAGCCAGGACGGAGCCGCCGTCCTCACCAGCTCGTCCAGCCTGCTCACCATGGTGGCGTCCATCGCTTCCAGGGAGGGCGGGGTCATGGGCAGAGGGGTGGGACTAAAGACCCTTCAGTTGCCCCAAGAGGCTCCACCATTGGCTCAGGTCTCTCAGGTGCATCCGCAAGCTAATCAAAGCTCTGGAGCGAGTCAGAACGGACCCCTGGCTTCGAGCCCCGCGTCCTCCCAGTCGCCCAccgtttcctctcctcccccctcgCTGTCTCGCTCAGCGCTCTCCCTCCCCCTGGCAGcggaagagcagagaggagcgGCAGCTGGTGTGACAACCAATGGAGACtcagcaggaagtcagacaccACAG ggaaaGCAGATGACAGGCTCACTTAAACGTAAATCAGACTCCAATTCAGCTAATGATGAAGATGGCCCCTCCCCCCCACAGCTCCAGCCTGTCAGAGATCACGCCACAGCACTACCGACCAATCCCATCGAAGCAG TCCCTGTTGCTCCTcctcccgcctcctcctcctcctcctcctcctcctcctcctctccctctccagctCTGTCGGTGTTGCGGGGGGGCTGCGTTCAGGGGGAGagagctcctcctcctcaagcCGTGGTTAAACCGCATGTCCTTACTCACCTCATAGAGGGCTTCGTCATTCAGGAAGGGGCGGAGCCTTTCCCT GTATGTGGTTCAGTAAAGGACTCGGCTGGTGAGGATTTAACAAACGACAGTCCGGACACTAATCAATCAGAGACCGTTACCACAGCAACAG TGCTGAAGTGTGAGTACTGTAAAAACTTTGCTCCTGCCAGCCAGTTCAGAGGCACCAAAAGGTTCTGCTCCATGACTTGTGCCAAGAG GTACAACGTCAGCTTCAGGCAGCACTTCTGCGTGCGGCAGAGTCACGGCCAGGGTCAAGATCACGCTTCGGGTCAGGATCAAGGCCAAGGTCACTTCTCGAACTCGGACGAGGAGGGAGGCATCGCCAGGCGGAGGGTTCCACGCAGGACCAGCTCGGAAATAGCCAGTGCCAAGATAGCAGGGAGACCCATACCTGTGAAG TGCCGTTCAGAGTCCAGCCATTCAGAGGAGGAGTCCAGCGTAGAGGAGGACGAAGACGACCCCATGTCCCTCTCGCCCGCCTCCTCAGCTTCCTGCCACCACCagccgcctcctcctcctccgctcccGACGGAGAGTTCCGCGCCCAGCTGCCTGACGGCGAACCCCGCCCAGTGGAGCGTGGAGGATGTGTCACAGTTTATTTCCTCGCTACAAG GCTGCGAGGAACTGGCCTCTCAGTTCCTGTCGCAGGAGATCGACGGTcaggctctgctgctgctgaaggaggagCATCTCATGTCCACCATGAACATCAAGCTGGGTCCCGCCCTCAAGATCTGCGCCCACATTAACAATCTGAGAGACTGA
- the LOC122969649 gene encoding polyhomeotic-like protein 1 isoform X1 yields METDGEQNQQGASTNGNAASGTSSRPSPMNSMSLYERQAVQALQALQRQPNAAQYFQQLMLQQQINNAQLQNLAAVQQVKATLAASRQSSPSSSSSSQNTSTTAASVTSGSGSSTSSRPMGASATSTISQSVLLSGTAGGQGQMYLRVNRSLRAPISSQLIFMPGNTATAAVATVTQQPQAQQQQQEVTPTSSSSSQSDNDQVQNLAMRGVSSPKGVGVKTEAPERSDSAAFSLVQPSHQSNPQSPTKPSQPQPQPPHIKIPTYPQPTNLKAHPASSSGASSSSSSSTSSIPLSQLLLHGTRTLTTVTTSPTAAHTLVLTSNAASQPHGYPVGTATIKPAVNAQTLVVQPLQKTSLGAEKSGHGNGPIPIQPKTLQGLRLPLQLPSRNPPPILPAPPPASSSAQPPQPPHIPVQIVGARQSTLGNAQALALARGSCSQDGAAVLTSSSSLLTMVASIASREGGVMGRGVGLKTLQLPQEAPPLAQVSQVHPQANQSSGASQNGPLASSPASSQSPTVSSPPPSLSRSALSLPLAAEEQRGAAAGVTTNGDSAGSQTPQGKQMTGSLKRKSDSNSANDEDGPSPPQLQPVRDHATALPTNPIEAVPVAPPPASSSSSSSSSSSPSPALSVLRGGCVQGERAPPPQAVVKPHVLTHLIEGFVIQEGAEPFPVCGSVKDSAGEDLTNDSPDTNQSETVTTATVLKCEYCKNFAPASQFRGTKRFCSMTCAKSMYWFPRYNVSFRQHFCVRQSHGQGQDHASGQDQGQGHFSNSDEEGGIARRRVPRRTSSEIASAKIAGRPIPVKCRSESSHSEEESSVEEDEDDPMSLSPASSASCHHQPPPPPPLPTESSAPSCLTANPAQWSVEDVSQFISSLQGCEELASQFLSQEIDGQALLLLKEEHLMSTMNIKLGPALKICAHINNLRD; encoded by the exons ATGGAGACGGATGGAGAGCAGAACCAGCAGGGGGCCTCCACCAATGGGAACGCAGCATCCGGGACGAGCTCCCGACCCTCTCCGATGAACTCCATGTCTCTGTACGAAAGACAGGCGGTGCAg GCCCTGCAGGCGTTACAGAGGCAGCCGAACGCAGCTCAGTACTTCCAGCAGCtgatgctgcagcagcagatcaaCAATGCCCAGCTGCAGAACCTGGCCGCTGTGCAACAGGTAAAG GCTACTCTGGCTGCCAGTCGTCAGTCAAGTCcttccagcagcagctcctctcagaACACCAGCACCACAGCT GCCAGTGTAACATCTGGATCAGGGTCCAGTACCAGCAGCCGTCCTATGGGCGCCTCGGCAACGTCCACAATCAGCCAATCGGTGCTGCTGAGTGGGACGGCGGGAGGGCAGGGACAGATGTATCTGAGG GTCAACCGCTCCCTGAGGGCCCCCATCTCCTCACAGCTCATCTTTATGCCTGGCAACACGGCAACCGCCGCTGTGGCAACCGTTACCCAGCAGCCCCAGGCTCAGCAAcagcaacaggaagtgacaccAACTTCCTCTtccagcagccaatcagataaCGATCAG GTCCAGAACCTTGCTATGCGAGGTGTGTCCAGTCCCAAAGGTGTTGGTGTTAAGACTGAAGCCCCGGAGAGGAGTGACTCAG CTGCCTTCTCCCTGGTCCAGCCCTCCCACCAGTCAAACCCCCAGTCCCCCACTAAGCCAAGCCAGCCtcagccacagccgccccacaTCAAGATCCCCACCTACCCTCAGCCCACCAACCTCAAAGCCCACCCTGCCTCCTCCTCCGGcgcctcatcctcctcctcttcctccacctcctccatccctctctcccagcTCCTGCTTCACGGAACCCGGACCCTCACCACAGTAACCACATCTCCCACAGCAGCGCACACTTTAGTGCTGACGTCAAACGCGGCTTCCCAGCCCCACGGGTACCCCGTTGGCACGGCGACCATAAAACCGGCCGTCAACGCTCAGACTCTGGTGGTGCAGCCTCTGCAGAAGACGTCGCTCGGCGCCGAGAAATCGGGCCACGGCAACGGACCGATCCCCATCCAACCCAAAACTCTGCAGGGCCTCCGCCTGCCTCTCCAGCTGCCTTCCAGAAACCCTCCTCCCATCCTGCCCGCTCCACCGCCCGCCAGCAGCTCCGCCCAGCCCCCCCAGCCGCCACACATACCGGTTCAGATCGTGGGTGCCAGGCAGAGCACGCTGGGAAACGCCCAGGCTCTTGCTCTGGCCCGGGGCAGCTGCAGCCAGGACGGAGCCGCCGTCCTCACCAGCTCGTCCAGCCTGCTCACCATGGTGGCGTCCATCGCTTCCAGGGAGGGCGGGGTCATGGGCAGAGGGGTGGGACTAAAGACCCTTCAGTTGCCCCAAGAGGCTCCACCATTGGCTCAGGTCTCTCAGGTGCATCCGCAAGCTAATCAAAGCTCTGGAGCGAGTCAGAACGGACCCCTGGCTTCGAGCCCCGCGTCCTCCCAGTCGCCCAccgtttcctctcctcccccctcgCTGTCTCGCTCAGCGCTCTCCCTCCCCCTGGCAGcggaagagcagagaggagcgGCAGCTGGTGTGACAACCAATGGAGACtcagcaggaagtcagacaccACAG ggaaaGCAGATGACAGGCTCACTTAAACGTAAATCAGACTCCAATTCAGCTAATGATGAAGATGGCCCCTCCCCCCCACAGCTCCAGCCTGTCAGAGATCACGCCACAGCACTACCGACCAATCCCATCGAAGCAG TCCCTGTTGCTCCTcctcccgcctcctcctcctcctcctcctcctcctcctcctctccctctccagctCTGTCGGTGTTGCGGGGGGGCTGCGTTCAGGGGGAGagagctcctcctcctcaagcCGTGGTTAAACCGCATGTCCTTACTCACCTCATAGAGGGCTTCGTCATTCAGGAAGGGGCGGAGCCTTTCCCT GTATGTGGTTCAGTAAAGGACTCGGCTGGTGAGGATTTAACAAACGACAGTCCGGACACTAATCAATCAGAGACCGTTACCACAGCAACAG TGCTGAAGTGTGAGTACTGTAAAAACTTTGCTCCTGCCAGCCAGTTCAGAGGCACCAAAAGGTTCTGCTCCATGACTTGTGCCAAGAG TATGTATTGGTTCCCCAGGTACAACGTCAGCTTCAGGCAGCACTTCTGCGTGCGGCAGAGTCACGGCCAGGGTCAAGATCACGCTTCGGGTCAGGATCAAGGCCAAGGTCACTTCTCGAACTCGGACGAGGAGGGAGGCATCGCCAGGCGGAGGGTTCCACGCAGGACCAGCTCGGAAATAGCCAGTGCCAAGATAGCAGGGAGACCCATACCTGTGAAG TGCCGTTCAGAGTCCAGCCATTCAGAGGAGGAGTCCAGCGTAGAGGAGGACGAAGACGACCCCATGTCCCTCTCGCCCGCCTCCTCAGCTTCCTGCCACCACCagccgcctcctcctcctccgctcccGACGGAGAGTTCCGCGCCCAGCTGCCTGACGGCGAACCCCGCCCAGTGGAGCGTGGAGGATGTGTCACAGTTTATTTCCTCGCTACAAG GCTGCGAGGAACTGGCCTCTCAGTTCCTGTCGCAGGAGATCGACGGTcaggctctgctgctgctgaaggaggagCATCTCATGTCCACCATGAACATCAAGCTGGGTCCCGCCCTCAAGATCTGCGCCCACATTAACAATCTGAGAGACTGA
- the LOC122969649 gene encoding polyhomeotic-like protein 1 isoform X3, with protein sequence METDGEQNQQGASTNGNAASGTSSRPSPMNSMSLYERQAVQALQALQRQPNAAQYFQQLMLQQQINNAQLQNLAAVQQVKATLAASRQSSPSSSSSSQNTSTTAASVTSGSGSSTSSRPMGASATSTISQSVLLSGTAGGQGQMYLRVNRSLRAPISSQLIFMPGNTATAAVATVTQQPQAQQQQQEVTPTSSSSSQSDNDQVQNLAMRGVSSPKGVGVKTEAPERSDSAAFSLVQPSHQSNPQSPTKPSQPQPQPPHIKIPTYPQPTNLKAHPASSSGASSSSSSSTSSIPLSQLLLHGTRTLTTVTTSPTAAHTLVLTSNAASQPHGYPVGTATIKPAVNAQTLVVQPLQKTSLGAEKSGHGNGPIPIQPKTLQGLRLPLQLPSRNPPPILPAPPPASSSAQPPQPPHIPVQIVGARQSTLGNAQALALARGSCSQDGAAVLTSSSSLLTMVASIASREGGVMGRGVGLKTLQLPQEAPPLAQVSQVHPQANQSSGASQNGPLASSPASSQSPTVSSPPPSLSRSALSLPLAAEEQRGAAAGVTTNGDSAGSQTPQGKQMTGSLKRKSDSNSANDEDGPSPPQLQPVRDHATALPTNPIEAVPVAPPPASSSSSSSSSSSPSPALSVLRGGCVQGERAPPPQAVVKPHVLTHLIEGFVIQEGAEPFPVCGSVKDSAGEDLTNDSPDTNQSETVTTATVLKCEYCKNFAPASQFRGTKRFCSMTCAKRYNVSFRQHFCVRQSHGQGQDHASGQDQGQGHFSNSDEEGGIARRRVPRRTSSEIASAKIAGRPIPVKCRSESSHSEEESSVEEDEDDPMSLSPASSASCHHQPPPPPPLPTESSAPSCLTANPAQWSVEDVSQFISSLQGCEELASQFLSQEIDGQALLLLKEEHLMSTMNIKLGPALKICAHINNLRD encoded by the exons ATGGAGACGGATGGAGAGCAGAACCAGCAGGGGGCCTCCACCAATGGGAACGCAGCATCCGGGACGAGCTCCCGACCCTCTCCGATGAACTCCATGTCTCTGTACGAAAGACAGGCGGTGCAg GCCCTGCAGGCGTTACAGAGGCAGCCGAACGCAGCTCAGTACTTCCAGCAGCtgatgctgcagcagcagatcaaCAATGCCCAGCTGCAGAACCTGGCCGCTGTGCAACAGGTAAAG GCTACTCTGGCTGCCAGTCGTCAGTCAAGTCcttccagcagcagctcctctcagaACACCAGCACCACAGCT GCCAGTGTAACATCTGGATCAGGGTCCAGTACCAGCAGCCGTCCTATGGGCGCCTCGGCAACGTCCACAATCAGCCAATCGGTGCTGCTGAGTGGGACGGCGGGAGGGCAGGGACAGATGTATCTGAGG GTCAACCGCTCCCTGAGGGCCCCCATCTCCTCACAGCTCATCTTTATGCCTGGCAACACGGCAACCGCCGCTGTGGCAACCGTTACCCAGCAGCCCCAGGCTCAGCAAcagcaacaggaagtgacaccAACTTCCTCTtccagcagccaatcagataaCGATCAG GTCCAGAACCTTGCTATGCGAGGTGTGTCCAGTCCCAAAGGTGTTGGTGTTAAGACTGAAGCCCCGGAGAGGAGTGACTCAG CTGCCTTCTCCCTGGTCCAGCCCTCCCACCAGTCAAACCCCCAGTCCCCCACTAAGCCAAGCCAGCCtcagccacagccgccccacaTCAAGATCCCCACCTACCCTCAGCCCACCAACCTCAAAGCCCACCCTGCCTCCTCCTCCGGcgcctcatcctcctcctcttcctccacctcctccatccctctctcccagcTCCTGCTTCACGGAACCCGGACCCTCACCACAGTAACCACATCTCCCACAGCAGCGCACACTTTAGTGCTGACGTCAAACGCGGCTTCCCAGCCCCACGGGTACCCCGTTGGCACGGCGACCATAAAACCGGCCGTCAACGCTCAGACTCTGGTGGTGCAGCCTCTGCAGAAGACGTCGCTCGGCGCCGAGAAATCGGGCCACGGCAACGGACCGATCCCCATCCAACCCAAAACTCTGCAGGGCCTCCGCCTGCCTCTCCAGCTGCCTTCCAGAAACCCTCCTCCCATCCTGCCCGCTCCACCGCCCGCCAGCAGCTCCGCCCAGCCCCCCCAGCCGCCACACATACCGGTTCAGATCGTGGGTGCCAGGCAGAGCACGCTGGGAAACGCCCAGGCTCTTGCTCTGGCCCGGGGCAGCTGCAGCCAGGACGGAGCCGCCGTCCTCACCAGCTCGTCCAGCCTGCTCACCATGGTGGCGTCCATCGCTTCCAGGGAGGGCGGGGTCATGGGCAGAGGGGTGGGACTAAAGACCCTTCAGTTGCCCCAAGAGGCTCCACCATTGGCTCAGGTCTCTCAGGTGCATCCGCAAGCTAATCAAAGCTCTGGAGCGAGTCAGAACGGACCCCTGGCTTCGAGCCCCGCGTCCTCCCAGTCGCCCAccgtttcctctcctcccccctcgCTGTCTCGCTCAGCGCTCTCCCTCCCCCTGGCAGcggaagagcagagaggagcgGCAGCTGGTGTGACAACCAATGGAGACtcagcaggaagtcagacaccACAG ggaaaGCAGATGACAGGCTCACTTAAACGTAAATCAGACTCCAATTCAGCTAATGATGAAGATGGCCCCTCCCCCCCACAGCTCCAGCCTGTCAGAGATCACGCCACAGCACTACCGACCAATCCCATCGAAGCAG TCCCTGTTGCTCCTcctcccgcctcctcctcctcctcctcctcctcctcctcctctccctctccagctCTGTCGGTGTTGCGGGGGGGCTGCGTTCAGGGGGAGagagctcctcctcctcaagcCGTGGTTAAACCGCATGTCCTTACTCACCTCATAGAGGGCTTCGTCATTCAGGAAGGGGCGGAGCCTTTCCCT GTATGTGGTTCAGTAAAGGACTCGGCTGGTGAGGATTTAACAAACGACAGTCCGGACACTAATCAATCAGAGACCGTTACCACAGCAACAG TGCTGAAGTGTGAGTACTGTAAAAACTTTGCTCCTGCCAGCCAGTTCAGAGGCACCAAAAGGTTCTGCTCCATGACTTGTGCCAAGAG GTACAACGTCAGCTTCAGGCAGCACTTCTGCGTGCGGCAGAGTCACGGCCAGGGTCAAGATCACGCTTCGGGTCAGGATCAAGGCCAAGGTCACTTCTCGAACTCGGACGAGGAGGGAGGCATCGCCAGGCGGAGGGTTCCACGCAGGACCAGCTCGGAAATAGCCAGTGCCAAGATAGCAGGGAGACCCATACCTGTGAAG TGCCGTTCAGAGTCCAGCCATTCAGAGGAGGAGTCCAGCGTAGAGGAGGACGAAGACGACCCCATGTCCCTCTCGCCCGCCTCCTCAGCTTCCTGCCACCACCagccgcctcctcctcctccgctcccGACGGAGAGTTCCGCGCCCAGCTGCCTGACGGCGAACCCCGCCCAGTGGAGCGTGGAGGATGTGTCACAGTTTATTTCCTCGCTACAAG GCTGCGAGGAACTGGCCTCTCAGTTCCTGTCGCAGGAGATCGACGGTcaggctctgctgctgctgaaggaggagCATCTCATGTCCACCATGAACATCAAGCTGGGTCCCGCCCTCAAGATCTGCGCCCACATTAACAATCTGAGAGACTGA